In Dehalogenimonas etheniformans, one genomic interval encodes:
- a CDS encoding class I SAM-dependent methyltransferase, with protein METIAPVKDPGFDSEEARKRKKYMVDLFVVQAKNYDFHDDIYGLYAHRLWVRTMVNILKKYMKKKQRADMLDMGCGTGFVTFNVARKIPAVDNIESFDLSPDMIKVAKERYEKGFKSRKIKFWVADAEIPFGSNKYDIVTTSFAFRNFANKNLATKNVFNALKPGGIFIIQDLTKPEKHPMKGLYAFYMKFILPIFAKVLGTERTAAGWLKKSTDIMPTNSQLQKILEDNGMVNCYHKSLSAGIACIIVGFKPEA; from the coding sequence ATGGAAACTATCGCGCCGGTGAAAGACCCGGGGTTCGATTCCGAGGAAGCCCGTAAACGCAAGAAATATATGGTGGACCTGTTCGTGGTCCAGGCCAAGAACTACGATTTCCACGACGACATCTATGGCCTATACGCCCATCGGCTGTGGGTGCGCACCATGGTCAACATCCTCAAGAAATACATGAAGAAGAAGCAGCGCGCCGACATGCTGGACATGGGCTGCGGCACCGGCTTCGTTACTTTCAATGTCGCCCGGAAAATCCCGGCCGTCGACAATATCGAATCCTTCGACCTCTCACCGGACATGATCAAGGTGGCCAAGGAACGCTACGAAAAAGGCTTTAAAAGCCGCAAAATCAAGTTCTGGGTAGCCGACGCCGAGATCCCATTCGGTAGCAACAAATATGACATCGTCACCACCTCCTTCGCCTTCCGTAACTTCGCCAACAAGAACCTGGCTACCAAGAACGTCTTCAACGCCCTGAAACCCGGCGGCATTTTTATCATCCAGGACCTGACCAAGCCCGAGAAGCACCCGATGAAAGGCCTGTACGCCTTCTACATGAAATTCATCCTGCCGATCTTCGCCAAGGTTCTGGGCACCGAGAGAACGGCGGCGGGCTGGCTCAAGAAAAGCACCGACATAATGCCGACCAACTCCCAGCTCCAGAAAATCCTGGAAGACAACGGCATGGTCAATTGCTACCACAAGAGCCTTTCGGCGGGCATCGCCTGCATCATCGTCGGGTTCAAACCGGAGGCATAG
- a CDS encoding class I SAM-dependent methyltransferase gives MAAGTAERHLQDPGFDSEAAKKRKAYMLELFGYQAPKYDLTDDIIGLGIHRRWVKDVLKVIGHYKKDKSNLKMLDLACGTGFVTFNTARNFNDIEIDAFDLVPEMVGVAKKRYDKDFKGRAIKFWVGDSEVPYGENKYDVITTCFAFRNFMNKNLAAQNVFKALKPGGMFIIQDMTKPEHQPLRGIYLFALKYMLPLAGFVLGTAKGSPRYLYNSVMLLPKNTDIAKILTDNGFKDVWHKYQSGGMGTVVVGYKK, from the coding sequence ATGGCGGCGGGAACAGCGGAGCGGCACTTACAGGACCCCGGCTTCGACTCCGAGGCGGCAAAAAAGCGCAAGGCGTACATGCTGGAACTTTTCGGCTACCAGGCGCCAAAATACGATCTTACCGACGACATCATCGGCCTGGGCATCCACCGCCGATGGGTCAAGGATGTCTTGAAGGTCATCGGCCACTATAAAAAAGACAAATCCAATCTGAAAATGCTCGACTTGGCCTGCGGCACGGGCTTCGTCACCTTCAATACGGCCAGAAATTTTAACGATATCGAAATTGATGCCTTCGACCTGGTTCCAGAGATGGTCGGGGTAGCCAAGAAACGCTACGACAAGGACTTCAAGGGAAGGGCGATCAAATTCTGGGTCGGTGATTCCGAGGTGCCCTACGGCGAAAACAAGTATGATGTCATCACCACATGTTTCGCCTTCCGCAACTTCATGAACAAGAATCTGGCGGCGCAGAACGTTTTCAAGGCGTTAAAGCCCGGCGGCATGTTCATTATTCAGGACATGACCAAGCCGGAACACCAGCCTCTCAGGGGAATTTATCTGTTTGCCTTGAAGTACATGTTGCCCCTGGCCGGGTTCGTCCTGGGCACCGCGAAAGGGTCGCCGCGATACCTGTATAATTCCGTTATGCTCCTGCCGAAGAACACCGACATCGCCAAAATCCTTACCGACAACGGCTTCAAGGACGTGTGGCACAAGTACCAAAGCGGCGGCATGGGCACGGTGGTGGTGGGTTACAAGAAATGA
- a CDS encoding 3-dehydroquinate synthase family protein, whose amino-acid sequence MAELQTLQYDIGGGRYRPIYIGRNILDRLGECARALNADRFFIVTDNTVASVFLEPVLAQLEKVAPTKAFVFPAGEQSKTLTTLESLGAQILDAHATKSSIIVCLGGGVVGNLGGLLAALLFRGIRFFHVPTTMVAQIDSSIGQKQAVNYKKGKNLFGQYYPPEFVFIDFAFLRQLPARQIRAGLAESVKHGLCQEESFFEYIGSRAPDFTWDDIEYISAHTIELKLELLKIDPYEGKLDPQLELGHTIGHALEIRKNGQLLHGEAIAIGMTVEAKISAALGFMDPALAIRIENIFKKIGLPTRIPPEISIEEILETLTFDNKRRTAINDFFLLAQFCHFHKENGKIACKVPELVLRQVLESAY is encoded by the coding sequence ATGGCTGAACTCCAGACCCTGCAATATGATATCGGCGGTGGCAGATACCGACCGATCTACATCGGACGCAACATCCTCGACCGGTTGGGCGAATGCGCCAGGGCCCTTAACGCTGACCGGTTCTTCATCGTTACGGACAACACCGTAGCCAGCGTGTTCCTGGAACCGGTGCTGGCCCAACTTGAGAAGGTTGCCCCGACCAAAGCCTTCGTCTTCCCGGCCGGAGAGCAGTCCAAGACGCTGACCACTCTCGAATCTCTTGGCGCCCAGATACTCGACGCCCATGCCACCAAGTCCTCAATCATCGTTTGCCTTGGCGGCGGCGTCGTCGGCAACCTCGGAGGACTTTTAGCAGCGCTTCTTTTCCGCGGCATCCGCTTTTTCCACGTTCCCACGACCATGGTGGCTCAGATAGACTCCTCGATCGGCCAGAAGCAGGCGGTTAATTATAAAAAGGGCAAGAACCTCTTCGGCCAGTACTATCCGCCGGAATTCGTCTTTATCGACTTCGCCTTCCTGCGGCAGTTGCCGGCAAGGCAGATCAGGGCTGGACTCGCCGAATCCGTCAAGCACGGCCTGTGCCAGGAAGAAAGCTTCTTCGAATACATCGGATCCAGAGCTCCTGATTTTACCTGGGACGATATCGAATACATCTCCGCCCACACCATCGAATTGAAACTGGAACTGTTGAAAATCGATCCCTATGAGGGCAAACTTGATCCGCAACTGGAACTCGGCCACACCATCGGCCATGCCCTCGAGATCAGAAAAAACGGCCAGTTACTCCATGGCGAGGCCATTGCCATCGGCATGACCGTAGAGGCCAAGATCTCGGCAGCGCTGGGTTTCATGGACCCCGCCCTCGCCATCCGCATCGAGAATATTTTCAAGAAGATCGGTCTGCCGACGCGCATCCCGCCTGAGATCTCCATCGAAGAAATCCTGGAAACGCTGACCTTCGACAACAAGCGGCGCACCGCCATCAACGACTTCTTCCTGCTGGCGCAGTTCTGCCATTTCCACAAGGAGAACGGCAAGATCGCCTGCAAGGTGCCGGAATTAGTGTTGAGGCAAGTCCTTGAGAGCGCTTACTAA
- a CDS encoding prenyltransferase, which produces MRALTNQTNVPFGVWVQAARLKFLPQGVFPVLIAGAAAFAAGVFNPLYFIIALLAAAAVQIGLTMFNDTLDFQYGTDRSIIETKNPFSGGSGVLASGRVKPKQAMTVIVGLYIFALICGIFFAFAAGIESLYIAGIGAFISIAYSARPFRLAYRGLGELAMLIGYGPVLTAWAYLVHASTVPLDIVLVGIIPGLCMWTMILINEIPDYAEDKAAGKKNLTYRLTPEGSKNLFIASLITIYAYVAVLIVAKVLPPLASLAFLGIPLAMAAGQIASREFGDPLKIAKANKYMVLIYSLTNAAVAVGFLAA; this is translated from the coding sequence TTGAGAGCGCTTACTAACCAGACCAACGTGCCTTTCGGTGTCTGGGTACAGGCAGCCCGCCTGAAATTCCTGCCCCAGGGAGTGTTTCCCGTTCTCATCGCCGGGGCTGCCGCTTTTGCCGCCGGGGTCTTCAACCCGCTGTATTTCATTATTGCCTTACTGGCGGCGGCTGCAGTGCAAATTGGCCTCACTATGTTTAATGATACTCTCGACTTCCAATACGGCACCGACAGGTCCATCATCGAAACCAAGAACCCATTTTCAGGAGGTTCCGGTGTCCTGGCTTCCGGGAGGGTCAAACCGAAGCAGGCGATGACGGTCATTGTCGGGTTGTACATCTTCGCACTCATCTGCGGCATCTTTTTCGCTTTTGCCGCCGGAATCGAGAGCCTTTACATCGCCGGGATCGGCGCGTTCATCTCGATCGCGTACTCCGCCCGACCATTCCGATTGGCTTACAGGGGGCTCGGAGAACTGGCGATGCTTATAGGCTACGGGCCGGTGCTCACTGCCTGGGCTTACCTCGTCCACGCCTCAACAGTCCCTCTCGATATCGTGCTCGTCGGCATTATCCCAGGCCTCTGCATGTGGACGATGATCCTCATTAACGAAATCCCGGATTATGCAGAGGATAAGGCGGCGGGCAAGAAGAACCTGACCTATAGATTGACTCCTGAGGGTTCGAAAAACCTGTTCATCGCTTCGCTGATCACCATTTACGCATACGTTGCGGTTTTGATCGTCGCCAAGGTATTGCCACCACTGGCGTCTCTGGCATTCCTGGGGATCCCATTGGCAATGGCGGCAGGTCAGATAGCGAGTCGGGAGTTCGGAGACCCCCTCAAAATTGCCAAGGCGAACAAGTACATGGTATTAATATATTCTCTCACTAACGCCGCCGTAGCCGTCGGTTTCCTGGCGGCGTGA
- a CDS encoding class I SAM-dependent methyltransferase, translating into MVEPKFFETIAPLYDFLTKLFMGGTYESMRKRMLNEDTSQMEILDLCCGTGYISNTIVAKRIVGLDQSDAMLARNAKVKRPNKELIKGNAYQVQFKDAEFDRIYNSSASHEFKLFSRLLQKSYQALKPGGKIIIFDIYQPKNRVLSFFMNTFVRYVVERGIMFVHTKEEWRQMLTEAGFEVEELEPVRGLYIFVKAVKPLQGKLPLTTAG; encoded by the coding sequence ATGGTAGAACCGAAATTTTTTGAAACTATCGCCCCGCTGTACGACTTCCTGACGAAGCTGTTCATGGGTGGCACCTATGAGAGCATGAGGAAACGGATGCTCAACGAGGACACTTCGCAAATGGAGATCCTAGATCTTTGCTGTGGCACAGGTTACATCAGCAACACTATTGTCGCCAAGAGGATAGTCGGTCTCGACCAGTCCGACGCCATGCTGGCCAGGAACGCCAAGGTGAAGCGGCCAAATAAGGAACTGATCAAGGGCAACGCCTACCAGGTTCAGTTCAAGGATGCCGAGTTCGATCGAATCTACAATTCCAGCGCCTCGCACGAATTCAAACTTTTCTCACGACTGCTGCAGAAAAGCTACCAGGCGCTTAAACCCGGCGGCAAAATAATCATTTTCGACATCTACCAGCCGAAAAACCGCGTATTGTCCTTCTTTATGAACACTTTTGTCCGTTACGTAGTGGAGCGCGGCATCATGTTTGTCCATACCAAAGAGGAGTGGAGGCAGATGCTTACGGAAGCAGGATTCGAAGTCGAAGAACTCGAACCAGTACGTGGGCTTTATATCTTCGTTAAAGCGGTCAAACCATTGCAGGGGAAATTGCCTTTGACGACGGCGGGTTAA
- a CDS encoding GatB/YqeY domain-containing protein: MSLKETLPIELKEALRSGDKMRLNTLRLLLSAINYAEIDQQKQLDDPGVHAVIAKMIKQRRESIEAFQAGNRQDLVDKEQAELNILESYMPKQLTRDEITAEAKKVIAEVGANKPQDMGKVMGKLTPMLRGKADGKEIAAVVTELLKQ; this comes from the coding sequence ATGAGCCTCAAAGAAACCCTTCCCATTGAACTTAAAGAAGCCTTGCGGTCCGGGGATAAGATGAGGCTGAATACCCTTCGCCTTCTCCTATCCGCAATCAACTATGCCGAGATCGATCAGCAGAAGCAGCTGGATGATCCGGGCGTTCATGCTGTTATCGCCAAGATGATCAAGCAACGGCGCGAAAGCATCGAGGCGTTCCAGGCGGGCAATCGGCAGGACCTGGTGGACAAGGAACAGGCTGAACTCAATATCCTCGAAAGCTACATGCCGAAACAGTTGACTCGCGATGAGATAACGGCGGAAGCCAAGAAAGTTATCGCAGAAGTCGGCGCTAACAAACCGCAGGATATGGGCAAGGTGATGGGGAAACTCACGCCGATGCTCCGCGGTAAGGCCGACGGCAAGGAAATAGCGGCGGTGGTGACGGAACTGCTGAAGCAATAG
- the dxr gene encoding 1-deoxy-D-xylulose-5-phosphate reductoisomerase, with translation MMKPIRLAVLGSTGSIGQQTLDVARRHPDKISIIALTAGENVNLLQKQAAEFKPRFISCRGHNLVCGNSLCLPIEEMARHLDVDIVLVAVPGGAGLSPALAAAGAGKTIALANKECLVAAGEILLAEAKSHGAQIRPVDSEHSAIWQCLTGETSKPEKLILTASGGPFRDYPIEKIESVTPEQALAHPSWKMGKKVTIDSATLMNKGLEVIEAHRLYGIPYERIEVVIHPQSIIHSMAEFADGAVKAQLSPPDMRLPIQYALSYPDRWETPDLPRADWPKISRLDFSAPDFERFPCLKLAIGAGKKGATFPAVLSAADEEAVELFLSRKIKFGDIARLVGKTLEEHIPAGGPSLENIADAENWARQRVSELARSL, from the coding sequence ATGATGAAACCCATTCGCCTGGCCGTGCTCGGTTCTACGGGCAGCATCGGGCAACAAACGCTGGACGTAGCACGGCGACACCCCGACAAGATATCCATCATCGCTCTGACGGCGGGAGAGAATGTCAATCTCCTCCAGAAGCAGGCGGCGGAATTCAAACCGAGATTCATCTCCTGCAGAGGCCACAATCTAGTTTGCGGAAATTCGTTATGCCTGCCTATCGAAGAGATGGCCAGGCACCTGGATGTGGATATTGTACTGGTAGCTGTACCGGGTGGGGCGGGATTGAGTCCCGCTCTGGCGGCCGCAGGGGCTGGAAAGACCATTGCACTGGCGAATAAGGAATGCCTGGTCGCCGCGGGTGAGATCCTGCTTGCCGAGGCCAAAAGCCACGGCGCTCAAATCAGACCCGTGGACTCGGAGCATTCAGCCATTTGGCAGTGCCTGACTGGAGAAACCAGCAAACCGGAGAAATTGATTCTGACCGCCAGCGGCGGGCCTTTCAGGGACTACCCCATCGAAAAGATCGAATCGGTGACGCCGGAACAGGCGCTGGCCCATCCATCGTGGAAAATGGGGAAGAAAGTGACCATCGACTCGGCGACGCTGATGAACAAAGGGCTGGAAGTCATCGAGGCGCACCGGCTTTACGGCATTCCGTATGAACGCATCGAAGTGGTGATCCATCCCCAATCGATCATTCATTCGATGGCCGAATTCGCCGACGGGGCAGTCAAGGCCCAGCTTTCGCCGCCGGATATGCGCCTTCCGATCCAATATGCACTATCCTATCCCGACCGCTGGGAAACTCCAGACCTCCCAAGGGCGGATTGGCCGAAGATAAGTCGATTGGACTTCTCGGCGCCGGACTTTGAACGCTTCCCGTGCCTTAAACTGGCAATAGGCGCCGGTAAAAAGGGTGCAACCTTCCCGGCGGTGCTTTCGGCGGCGGACGAGGAGGCGGTTGAGCTGTTCCTGAGCCGCAAGATAAAGTTCGGCGATATCGCCCGGCTGGTGGGGAAAACCCTTGAAGAACATATCCCGGCGGGCGGTCCGTCGTTAGAAAACATAGCCGACGCTGAAAATTGGGCGCGGCAGAGAGTATCCGAATTGGCGAGGAGTCTTTAG
- a CDS encoding M50 family metallopeptidase → MSSVLSFLFTIAAFALVLAIVTLSHEAGHFFSARIFGVKVNEFGLGYPPRLFAKKGKSGTEYSVNLLPLGGFVKLAGEEDPTAPGALASKSHAKRITVLAAGAIVNALLPIILFTVVFALPHQIATGKIEVLAVAAGSPAEVAGVQVGDTILSFNGRQLANNAELGRYIFLDLGETVPMQIQKADGTVVNVTVNPRWNPPAGQGAVGIETQTTDVVVTKVHDGFFTAISSGFRETGETMVLFKNSILSLIFGAPAQFAGPVGIAQMTGEVARAGFGPLLEFTAFLSLNLAILNILPVPALDGGRIAFVVVEWARRGKRIDPQTEGKIHFIGFVLLIGLILLVTFQDIVRIVGG, encoded by the coding sequence TTGTCGAGCGTTCTGAGTTTTTTGTTCACAATAGCGGCGTTCGCATTGGTACTGGCGATCGTAACCCTGTCACATGAGGCAGGCCATTTTTTCAGCGCCCGGATTTTCGGGGTGAAAGTCAATGAATTCGGGTTAGGCTATCCGCCTCGATTGTTTGCTAAAAAAGGCAAGAGCGGCACCGAATACTCGGTCAACCTACTGCCGCTAGGTGGTTTCGTCAAGCTAGCCGGTGAGGAAGACCCGACTGCGCCGGGTGCCCTAGCCTCGAAGAGTCACGCCAAAAGGATCACCGTTCTTGCGGCTGGAGCAATTGTAAACGCTCTACTGCCGATTATCCTGTTTACGGTAGTTTTCGCACTTCCTCACCAGATAGCCACTGGCAAAATCGAAGTCCTGGCAGTGGCAGCGGGCTCACCGGCAGAGGTGGCGGGAGTGCAGGTCGGGGACACCATTTTGAGCTTCAACGGGCGGCAATTAGCAAACAACGCCGAACTCGGCAGATATATATTCCTCGATCTGGGTGAAACGGTGCCGATGCAGATCCAAAAAGCCGACGGTACGGTGGTGAACGTCACCGTGAATCCGCGCTGGAATCCGCCTGCGGGGCAGGGGGCGGTGGGAATCGAGACTCAGACGACAGATGTGGTGGTCACCAAAGTCCATGATGGCTTTTTCACCGCGATCTCCTCCGGTTTCCGGGAAACCGGCGAGACCATGGTGCTGTTTAAAAACAGCATTTTATCCCTGATCTTCGGCGCGCCGGCTCAATTCGCCGGCCCGGTGGGCATTGCCCAAATGACCGGTGAGGTAGCGAGGGCGGGGTTCGGGCCGCTGCTGGAATTCACCGCATTTCTATCGCTCAACCTGGCGATACTGAACATCCTGCCTGTACCGGCACTCGACGGCGGACGGATCGCCTTCGTGGTGGTCGAGTGGGCGAGGCGGGGCAAGAGAATCGATCCGCAAACCGAGGGGAAGATTCACTTTATTGGATTTGTACTTTTGATCGGTTTAATACTGCTGGTAACGTTTCAGGATATTGTTAGAATTGTCGGCGGATAA
- the ispG gene encoding flavodoxin-dependent (E)-4-hydroxy-3-methylbut-2-enyl-diphosphate synthase, with translation MTKSQTQNQRRKTKAINIGGVMVGGDAPISVQSMTKTDTRDVSPTVAQITDLAEAGCEIIRCGVPDAQAAEALREIKKRSPIPVIADIHFDYRLALTAIAAGVDGLRINPGNIGGEERVKQVVEAAKGRKVPIRIGVNGGSLPEDFEPDKPLHQRMVDSAMGQVRLLESLDFDLIKISLKAFDVPETLTAYRMISGMVDYPLHLGMTEAGTPRTGIIRSAVGIGALLSEGIGDTIRVSLTAHPREEIVAGYEILKSLDLRQKGPTLVSCPSCSRTEADVVNLAEKIADALLSIDKPVKVAVMGCAVNGPGEAKDADVGIACGKGQGILFRRGEKIRVVAEADFFDALLKEIENF, from the coding sequence ATGACAAAATCCCAAACACAAAACCAGAGGCGAAAAACAAAGGCGATCAACATCGGTGGGGTGATGGTGGGTGGAGACGCACCGATTAGTGTGCAGTCAATGACCAAGACCGACACCCGAGATGTTTCCCCGACCGTTGCCCAGATCACAGACCTGGCGGAGGCTGGCTGCGAGATCATCCGCTGCGGCGTGCCCGATGCACAGGCAGCCGAAGCTCTACGGGAAATTAAGAAACGGAGCCCGATTCCGGTTATCGCCGACATTCATTTCGATTATCGCCTGGCCTTGACGGCGATCGCCGCCGGAGTAGATGGGCTGAGAATAAACCCGGGCAACATCGGCGGGGAGGAAAGGGTTAAACAGGTTGTCGAAGCAGCCAAAGGGCGAAAGGTGCCGATACGCATCGGCGTCAACGGCGGTTCTCTGCCGGAGGATTTTGAACCCGATAAGCCGCTCCATCAAAGAATGGTCGATTCGGCAATGGGGCAGGTCCGGCTTCTCGAAAGCCTCGATTTCGATCTGATCAAGATTTCGCTTAAGGCATTCGATGTCCCTGAGACTCTCACTGCCTACCGCATGATTTCCGGGATGGTCGACTACCCCTTGCACCTCGGAATGACCGAAGCGGGAACACCGCGAACCGGAATAATCCGCTCGGCGGTGGGGATTGGAGCTCTTTTATCAGAGGGCATTGGCGACACGATCAGGGTCTCTCTTACAGCACATCCCAGAGAAGAGATCGTTGCAGGCTACGAGATATTGAAAAGCCTGGATCTGAGGCAAAAAGGTCCGACGCTAGTGAGTTGCCCGTCGTGCTCCCGGACCGAGGCCGATGTCGTCAACCTGGCAGAGAAGATCGCCGACGCTCTCCTCTCCATTGACAAGCCGGTCAAGGTGGCGGTGATGGGCTGCGCCGTGAACGGCCCGGGCGAGGCCAAAGACGCCGACGTCGGCATTGCCTGCGGCAAAGGGCAGGGGATACTTTTCCGGCGGGGCGAGAAGATACGGGTGGTGGCCGAAGCGGATTTCTTCGACGCGCTTTTAAAAGAGATTGAAAACTTTTAG
- a CDS encoding radical SAM protein, translating into MADLPRYIELFESGELERRVMALDARLECCNICPRRCGANRVDGEIGLCNAGKLVAVASVCAHRGEEPALSGTRGSGAIFFGNCNLRCVYCQNFQISQDPAGQRHHEITTSRLANRMLHIQNDLGCHNLNLVSPTHYVPQIMRALLEAVPQGFRLPIVYNTNAYDEPSTLQELDGVVDIYLPDLKYSSNTIAMQLSDVAHYVQSARSSIKEMYRQVGNLQIDEEGLAVKGLIIRHLILPNDLAGSEDSLKWIAQELSPQVTVSIMSQYFPRHKAMQMPPLARSINSAEHRRVINIVDVLGMENGWMQDAGSQEYYLPDFNAEGHPFERS; encoded by the coding sequence TTGGCAGATCTTCCCCGATACATTGAACTCTTTGAATCCGGCGAACTTGAGCGCCGTGTCATGGCGCTCGATGCCCGTCTTGAATGCTGCAACATTTGCCCCCGGCGTTGCGGCGCCAACCGCGTTGATGGCGAGATCGGCTTATGCAACGCAGGTAAGCTGGTAGCTGTTGCTTCGGTCTGCGCCCACCGCGGCGAGGAACCCGCCCTTTCAGGCACCAGGGGCTCCGGCGCCATTTTCTTCGGCAACTGCAACCTCAGGTGCGTCTACTGTCAGAATTTCCAGATCTCCCAGGACCCGGCCGGCCAGCGCCACCATGAGATCACCACCTCGCGATTGGCTAACCGAATGCTCCACATTCAGAACGACCTCGGCTGCCATAACTTGAATCTGGTTTCTCCTACTCATTACGTACCTCAGATAATGAGGGCCCTTTTAGAGGCCGTCCCACAGGGTTTCAGGTTGCCTATTGTTTACAACACTAACGCCTATGATGAGCCTTCGACCCTTCAAGAACTCGATGGCGTGGTGGATATTTACCTGCCGGACCTGAAATATTCTTCCAACACAATCGCCATGCAACTTTCGGACGTCGCCCATTATGTCCAAAGCGCGCGATCGTCGATCAAGGAAATGTACCGCCAGGTGGGCAACCTTCAAATCGACGAAGAAGGGCTCGCCGTCAAAGGCCTGATAATCCGTCATCTAATTCTGCCCAACGACCTTGCAGGTTCGGAAGACTCGCTTAAGTGGATAGCCCAGGAATTGTCCCCCCAAGTAACGGTAAGCATCATGTCCCAATATTTCCCCCGCCACAAGGCGATGCAGATGCCGCCCCTCGCCCGCAGCATCAACTCCGCCGAACACCGCCGCGTCATCAACATCGTTGATGTCCTGGGCATGGAAAACGGCTGGATGCAGGATGCCGGCTCCCAGGAATATTACTTACCGGACTTCAACGCCGAAGGCCATCCCTTCGAACGCTCCTGA
- the gltX gene encoding glutamate--tRNA ligase, whose amino-acid sequence MNDLARVRYAPSPTGYPHVGNIRTALFNWLFARHNAGSFIVRIEDTDQARYVPGAVEAILDGLRWLGMDWDEGPEKNGAYGPYFQSQRLDRYKAAAEKLIASGHAYRCYCSSERLEQMRAAQEAAKVPTGYDRHCRDRCELGPEGVTPVVRFRMPLEGRTFFHDIIRGEVAFENALLDDFVLLKSDGFPTYHLANIVDDHDMAITHVMRAEEWLSSTPKHIQLYKAMGYEPPLYAHLPMILGSDRSKLSKRHGAVSIIDYKNQGYLPETMVNFLALLGWSLDATTEIMDVKKIIENFSLERISKTAAIFNIEKLDWMNGSYIRSLSLDEFTDRARPFLEAGVPEAAAYDRDYVKNALALIQERVKKLGELRDQPELTRFFFYQHLEYHAVDLVGKGMTTATTRQALQSSQDRLEKLDEFDIENMENEMRPLAAELGLKPGQLFGCLRVAVTGQSVSPPLFQTMAVLGRERTLSRIHEAVQKTHELAE is encoded by the coding sequence ATGAACGATTTAGCTAGAGTAAGATATGCTCCCTCCCCCACCGGTTATCCCCACGTGGGCAATATCCGCACCGCACTTTTCAACTGGCTGTTCGCGCGGCACAATGCTGGCAGTTTCATCGTCCGTATAGAGGATACCGACCAGGCACGTTATGTCCCCGGCGCCGTTGAAGCCATCCTCGACGGTCTGAGATGGCTGGGTATGGATTGGGATGAAGGACCGGAGAAAAACGGTGCCTACGGACCTTATTTCCAGTCGCAGCGGCTCGATAGATACAAGGCAGCGGCAGAAAAACTCATTGCCAGCGGCCACGCCTACCGATGCTATTGCTCATCTGAGAGGCTGGAGCAGATGCGCGCCGCGCAGGAGGCCGCCAAGGTACCCACGGGGTATGACCGGCACTGCCGCGACAGGTGCGAACTTGGTCCCGAAGGCGTCACCCCGGTTGTGCGTTTCAGGATGCCACTTGAAGGCCGGACCTTTTTCCACGACATCATTCGCGGCGAGGTCGCCTTCGAAAATGCCCTGCTCGACGACTTCGTCCTCCTTAAAAGCGATGGCTTTCCCACCTACCATCTGGCCAATATCGTGGACGACCACGACATGGCTATTACCCACGTCATGCGGGCTGAGGAATGGCTGTCCAGCACCCCTAAGCACATCCAGTTGTATAAGGCCATGGGTTACGAGCCCCCTCTTTACGCCCACCTGCCTATGATCCTGGGTTCCGACCGCTCCAAGCTCTCCAAAAGGCACGGCGCCGTATCCATCATCGATTACAAGAACCAGGGCTACCTGCCGGAGACGATGGTTAATTTCCTCGCCCTCCTCGGTTGGTCTCTCGATGCCACAACCGAGATCATGGATGTCAAAAAGATCATCGAGAATTTCTCCCTCGAGCGCATTTCCAAAACCGCCGCCATTTTCAACATTGAGAAACTGGATTGGATGAATGGTTCCTACATCCGGTCATTGTCACTTGATGAGTTCACTGATCGAGCCCGGCCGTTCCTTGAAGCCGGCGTTCCCGAGGCTGCGGCTTACGATCGCGATTATGTTAAGAATGCTCTAGCCCTGATCCAGGAGCGGGTGAAAAAGCTGGGTGAACTCCGGGACCAGCCGGAACTGACCCGCTTCTTCTTCTACCAGCACCTCGAGTACCACGCCGTAGATCTGGTGGGCAAGGGCATGACCACAGCCACCACCCGCCAGGCTCTCCAATCCTCGCAAGACCGCTTAGAGAAACTGGATGAATTCGATATCGAGAACATGGAAAACGAAATGAGGCCGCTGGCGGCGGAGCTTGGTCTCAAACCTGGCCAGCTATTTGGCTGCCTACGCGTGGCAGTCACCGGCCAGAGCGTCTCTCCGCCGTTGTTCCAAACAATGGCTGTTCTCGGCCGGGAGCGGACTCTGTCGCGGATCCATGAAGCCGTTCAGAAGACGCATGAACTGGCGGAGTGA